One segment of Polaribacter huanghezhanensis DNA contains the following:
- a CDS encoding multidrug effflux MFS transporter yields the protein MQKNQSSKIEFIALMASLMSIVALSIDALLPALEHIGASIGIHNATDNQLLVTMIFLGLGFGQLIFGPISDSLGRKPVIYMGFTLFVIASFICVSATNLETMVVGRILQGIGLAAPRTISIAMIRDSFSGNYMAKIMSFVVVIFILVPVVAPAIGKLILDAYGWKAIFMSQLIIGVAIMIWLWKRQPETLPIEKRTKFRFRLFVDGAKEFVKHKQAVTFTLVSGFITGSFMVYLSASQHIFQEQYHFKEEFPYIFAGLAIAVGFATFLNGTLVMRFGMYNLVKVFAILFTLIPLLYASIYFNSDVNPSITIFLVFCGLQFFSLGFLFGNLRALAMQPVGHIAGVGSAINGFVSTIMAVPIATFIGSYVIETALPLFIGFFICGLCSLLLIQFLPKQSIATN from the coding sequence ATGCAAAAAAATCAAAGTTCCAAAATAGAATTCATTGCTTTAATGGCTTCGTTAATGTCTATTGTAGCACTTTCTATAGATGCTTTATTGCCAGCTTTAGAACACATTGGCGCTTCTATCGGAATCCACAATGCTACTGACAATCAACTATTGGTCACTATGATTTTCTTAGGATTGGGCTTTGGGCAACTAATATTTGGACCTATTTCTGATAGTTTAGGCCGTAAACCTGTTATTTATATGGGTTTTACGCTCTTTGTAATTGCTAGTTTTATCTGTGTATCTGCCACCAATTTAGAAACCATGGTGGTGGGTAGAATTTTACAAGGAATTGGACTCGCTGCGCCTAGAACCATCAGTATTGCTATGATTAGAGATAGTTTTAGCGGGAATTATATGGCTAAAATCATGTCGTTTGTAGTGGTTATTTTTATTCTAGTTCCCGTAGTTGCTCCAGCAATTGGTAAACTTATTTTAGATGCATATGGTTGGAAAGCTATTTTTATGAGTCAATTAATTATTGGCGTTGCCATTATGATTTGGTTATGGAAACGGCAACCAGAAACATTGCCCATAGAAAAGAGAACAAAGTTTAGATTTCGCCTCTTTGTGGATGGCGCAAAAGAGTTTGTAAAGCACAAACAAGCTGTCACTTTTACCTTAGTATCTGGCTTTATAACGGGCTCTTTTATGGTGTACTTATCAGCATCACAACATATTTTTCAAGAACAGTATCATTTTAAAGAAGAGTTTCCGTACATTTTTGCTGGATTGGCAATTGCTGTAGGATTTGCAACCTTCTTAAACGGAACATTAGTTATGCGTTTTGGCATGTACAATTTAGTAAAAGTATTTGCCATTTTGTTTACACTAATACCACTACTCTATGCTAGCATCTATTTTAATAGCGATGTCAACCCTAGTATCACCATCTTTTTAGTGTTCTGTGGTTTACAGTTCTTCTCTTTAGGATTTTTATTCGGAAACCTTAGGGCTTTAGCCATGCAACCGGTCGGACATATTGCCGGAGTTGGTTCTGCAATAAACGGATTTGTATCTACCATTATGGCGGTACCAATTGCGACGTTTATAGGTAGTTATGTGATAGAAACTGCTCTACCTTTATTTATTGGATTCTTTATTTGTGGATTGTGTTCTTTACTGTTGATACAGTTTTTACCCAAACAATCAATTGCAACAAATTAA
- a CDS encoding alpha-ketoacid dehydrogenase subunit alpha/beta: MISPMNYSNASLETTQLIDLYKSMLKPRLIEEKMLILLRQGKISKWFSGIGQEAISVGVTAALLKDEYILPMHRNLGVFTTREIPLYRLFSQWQGKANGFTKGRDRSFHFGTQEYNIVGMISHLGPQLGIADGIALAHKIRKEQKVCAVFTGEGGTSEGDFHEALNVASVWSLPVLFCVENNGYGLSTPTSEQFNCENIADKGIGYGMESHIIDGNNIVEVYTKVSEFAASVRANPRPILLEFKTFRMRGHEEASGTKYVPQELMDTWAVKDPLENFKAYLKAEKILTEKEDAQFKEDIINEINEHLQLANDEPSIIADLETELKDVFKAHQPETINPSTETKKIRLIDAISDGLRQSMEQHDDLVIMGQDIAEYGGAFKITDGFLAQFGKDRVRNTPICESAIVAAAYGLSVNGTKSVMEMQFADFVSTGFNPIVNLLAKSQYRWNQIADVVVRMPCGAGVGAGPFHSQTNEAWFTKTPGLKVIYPAFPADAKGLLIAAINDPNPVLFFEHKALYRSVYQEVPENYYTLPIGKAATLKEGNDITIISYGAGVHWALETLEKNPTISADLIDLRTLQPLDVETIYASVRKTGKAIVLQEDSLFGGIASDLSALITENCFDSLDAPVKRVGSLETPIPFEKELEKQYLAKNRFESTVKELLAY; the protein is encoded by the coding sequence ATGATTTCTCCAATGAACTATTCAAATGCTTCTTTAGAAACAACTCAACTTATCGATTTATACAAATCAATGTTAAAACCAAGATTGATAGAGGAGAAGATGCTGATCTTATTGCGTCAAGGTAAAATATCTAAATGGTTTTCTGGGATTGGACAAGAAGCTATTTCTGTTGGAGTTACAGCTGCTTTATTAAAAGATGAATACATCTTACCAATGCACAGAAATTTAGGCGTTTTTACAACTAGAGAAATTCCGTTGTACCGCTTATTTTCGCAATGGCAAGGAAAAGCAAACGGATTTACAAAAGGACGAGACAGAAGTTTTCATTTTGGAACACAAGAATACAATATTGTTGGAATGATTTCTCATTTAGGGCCACAATTGGGAATTGCAGACGGAATTGCATTGGCACATAAAATTAGAAAAGAACAAAAGGTCTGTGCTGTGTTTACTGGTGAAGGAGGAACAAGTGAAGGCGACTTTCATGAAGCGTTAAATGTTGCTTCAGTTTGGAGTTTGCCTGTGTTGTTTTGTGTAGAAAACAATGGTTACGGACTTTCTACACCAACTTCTGAACAGTTTAATTGTGAAAACATTGCTGATAAAGGAATTGGTTACGGAATGGAAAGTCATATTATTGACGGAAATAATATTGTAGAAGTCTATACCAAAGTTTCTGAATTTGCAGCGAGTGTTCGTGCAAATCCAAGACCCATTTTATTGGAGTTTAAAACCTTTAGAATGCGTGGTCATGAAGAGGCGAGTGGTACAAAATACGTTCCGCAAGAGTTGATGGATACTTGGGCTGTAAAAGATCCTTTAGAAAATTTTAAAGCCTATTTAAAAGCAGAAAAAATACTTACAGAAAAAGAAGATGCTCAATTTAAAGAAGATATTATAAATGAGATTAATGAGCATTTACAACTAGCTAATGATGAACCTTCAATAATCGCTGATTTAGAAACAGAGTTAAAGGATGTTTTTAAAGCACATCAACCAGAAACCATCAATCCATCAACAGAAACTAAGAAGATTCGTTTAATAGATGCCATTTCTGACGGATTGAGACAATCTATGGAACAACACGATGATTTGGTGATTATGGGGCAAGACATTGCAGAATATGGAGGTGCTTTTAAAATAACAGACGGGTTTTTAGCCCAATTCGGAAAAGACAGAGTACGCAATACACCTATTTGTGAATCGGCAATTGTTGCCGCAGCGTATGGTTTGTCTGTAAACGGAACCAAATCTGTGATGGAAATGCAATTTGCAGATTTTGTGTCTACTGGCTTTAATCCGATTGTGAATTTATTAGCAAAATCACAGTATCGTTGGAATCAAATTGCAGACGTTGTAGTAAGAATGCCTTGTGGCGCTGGTGTTGGAGCAGGACCTTTTCATAGTCAAACCAACGAAGCGTGGTTTACCAAAACACCAGGATTAAAAGTTATCTATCCAGCATTTCCTGCGGATGCAAAAGGCTTGTTGATTGCTGCCATTAACGATCCAAATCCGGTATTGTTCTTTGAACACAAAGCCCTGTATCGTTCAGTGTATCAAGAAGTACCAGAGAATTATTATACGTTACCAATTGGAAAAGCGGCTACGTTAAAAGAAGGAAACGACATTACTATTATAAGTTACGGAGCAGGAGTGCATTGGGCTTTAGAAACCTTAGAGAAGAACCCAACTATTTCTGCGGATCTAATCGACTTAAGAACCTTGCAACCGCTAGATGTTGAAACTATTTATGCATCCGTTAGAAAAACAGGGAAAGCAATTGTATTGCAAGAAGATTCGTTGTTTGGGGGAATAGCCAGTGATTTGTCTGCACTGATTACCGAAAACTGTTTTGACAGTTTAGATGCACCTGTGAAACGTGTTGGAAGTTTAGAAACTCCGATTCCGTTTGAGAAGGAACTAGAAAAGCAATACTTGGCTAAAAACCGCTTTGAATCCACAGTAAAAGAACTGTTAGCCTATTAA
- a CDS encoding methionine aminotransferase: MTPISKLPNLETNIFTIMGNLAKKHNAINLAQGFPNFNSDQKLNDLVTKAMNSGYNQYAPMHGVLALRDAIAQKFEGLYQSTYNPENEIVITVGATQAIFTIITTFIHPLDEVILFKPAYDCYEPAIKLNGGKVIPIQLTYPGYEVDWNKVKNAITANTKMIVINTPQNPCGTVFSKEDMQQLELITNNTNIIVLSDEVYEHMVFDGLKHQSACLFPQLKERTFITASFGKTFHNTGWKIGYCCGPKELMKEFLKVHQFNVFCVNHPTQIALAEYINEPNNYEQLNLFYEDKRNTFLEAIKDSKFTFIPSKATYFQVLNYSGITQINDIDFAKKLTVEFGVASIPISVFNTNNLDEKVVRFCFAKKDETLQKSAEILNKLE; the protein is encoded by the coding sequence ATGACTCCTATTTCAAAGCTACCAAATTTAGAAACGAACATCTTTACAATAATGGGTAATTTAGCTAAAAAGCACAATGCTATTAACTTAGCTCAGGGTTTTCCCAATTTTAATAGCGATCAGAAATTAAACGATTTGGTAACAAAAGCAATGAATTCTGGCTATAATCAATACGCTCCAATGCATGGTGTATTAGCATTAAGAGATGCCATTGCACAAAAATTTGAGGGCTTGTATCAATCTACGTACAATCCAGAAAACGAGATCGTAATTACTGTTGGAGCAACACAGGCAATTTTTACAATAATTACCACATTTATACATCCTTTAGACGAAGTTATTTTGTTTAAACCCGCCTATGATTGTTATGAACCTGCAATCAAATTAAATGGCGGTAAAGTTATTCCTATTCAATTAACTTATCCAGGTTATGAAGTAGATTGGAATAAGGTAAAGAATGCCATTACAGCAAATACCAAAATGATTGTGATCAACACGCCACAAAATCCTTGTGGAACTGTTTTTTCTAAAGAAGATATGCAACAGTTAGAGTTAATTACCAACAATACAAATATTATTGTTTTAAGTGATGAAGTGTATGAACACATGGTTTTTGATGGATTAAAACATCAAAGTGCTTGTTTGTTTCCGCAGTTAAAAGAACGAACATTTATAACAGCTTCTTTCGGAAAAACATTTCATAATACGGGCTGGAAAATAGGGTATTGTTGTGGTCCAAAAGAATTAATGAAAGAGTTTCTAAAAGTGCATCAATTTAATGTGTTTTGTGTAAATCATCCTACGCAAATTGCTTTAGCTGAATATATTAACGAGCCTAATAATTATGAGCAATTAAACTTGTTTTATGAAGATAAAAGAAACACCTTTTTAGAGGCCATTAAAGATTCAAAATTTACGTTTATTCCGTCTAAAGCAACCTATTTTCAAGTATTAAACTATAGTGGTATCACTCAGATAAATGATATAGATTTTGCCAAGAAACTAACGGTAGAGTTTGGTGTTGCATCCATTCCTATTTCGGTTTTTAACACCAATAATCTAGATGAAAAAGTAGTGCGTTTCTGTTTTGCTAAAAAAGACGAAACCTTACAAAAATCCGCAGAAATTTTAAATAAATTAGAATAA
- a CDS encoding Lrp/AsnC family transcriptional regulator encodes MKKFVLDEIDHQILDVLIENARTPFTDIAKKLLVSAGTIHVRVKKMEDEGIIQGSTLTLNYEKMGYSFIAHVGIFLEKTSMTQNVIKSLGTIPNVTVAYVTAGKYNIFCKVRAKDTNDAKDIIYKIDDIEGVNRTETMISLEESINDKKRMMHAIFKEL; translated from the coding sequence ATGAAAAAGTTTGTTTTAGATGAAATCGATCATCAAATACTAGATGTATTAATAGAAAATGCCAGAACTCCGTTTACTGACATTGCAAAAAAGTTATTAGTTTCTGCGGGAACAATTCATGTTCGCGTAAAAAAAATGGAAGACGAAGGAATTATCCAAGGTTCTACATTGACACTTAATTACGAAAAAATGGGCTATTCTTTTATTGCCCATGTAGGGATTTTCTTAGAAAAAACTTCCATGACACAAAACGTCATTAAGTCCCTTGGAACCATTCCAAATGTTACTGTAGCTTACGTAACTGCTGGGAAATACAATATTTTTTGTAAAGTAAGAGCCAAAGATACAAACGATGCCAAAGACATTATTTATAAGATTGATGATATAGAAGGTGTAAACAGAACAGAAACCATGATTTCTTTAGAAGAAAGCATCAACGATAAAAAAAGAATGATGCATGCAATTTTCAAAGAATTGTAA
- a CDS encoding M14 family zinc carboxypeptidase gives MEEAQFEFVFLSDTFIMEILNPHILETIYSSKKETTLFGKWIHDAHISPLLSKLSEKHTVATIGSSENNIPIQSVQFGSGAKKILIWTQMHGNESTGTKVVFDLFNCTTSSTNPIFKEILKECTILCIPMLNPDGSLNYTRENAKNIDLNRDAVDQKAIESKLLRGVLESFQPDYCFNLHDQRTIFGVEGTKNPATISFLAPSEEATRKLTEGRKRTMNVIVAMNALLQKVIPNHVGRYTDTFYPTATGDNFQKLGFNTILIEAGHFPDDYEREETRKFNFYALVQGIYHIATAADYKEYLPYFEIPNNQENFFDIIEKKANSTEGKGYLFVDKIIDNALFTEIVLEKEGDLSNYLGHAVKS, from the coding sequence ATGGAAGAAGCTCAATTCGAATTTGTATTTTTGTCAGATACTTTTATCATGGAAATTTTAAATCCACATATTTTAGAAACAATTTATAGTTCTAAAAAAGAAACGACTCTTTTTGGAAAATGGATTCATGATGCACATATTTCTCCGTTGTTATCAAAATTATCAGAGAAACATACAGTAGCAACAATTGGATCTTCAGAAAATAACATCCCTATTCAAAGTGTACAATTTGGTTCTGGAGCAAAAAAGATACTTATTTGGACACAAATGCACGGAAATGAAAGTACTGGAACAAAAGTAGTGTTCGATTTATTTAATTGCACCACAAGTTCTACAAATCCTATTTTTAAAGAGATTTTAAAGGAATGTACTATTTTGTGTATTCCAATGTTAAATCCAGACGGATCGTTAAACTACACACGTGAAAATGCAAAAAATATAGATTTAAATAGAGATGCAGTAGATCAAAAAGCCATAGAAAGCAAGTTATTGCGAGGTGTTTTAGAAAGTTTTCAACCAGATTATTGTTTCAACCTACACGATCAAAGAACCATTTTTGGAGTAGAAGGCACTAAAAACCCAGCAACTATTTCTTTTTTAGCGCCATCCGAAGAAGCAACCAGAAAGCTAACAGAAGGTAGAAAACGTACTATGAACGTAATTGTGGCAATGAATGCGTTATTACAAAAAGTAATTCCGAATCACGTTGGTAGATACACTGATACCTTTTATCCAACGGCAACAGGAGATAACTTTCAGAAATTAGGATTCAATACCATCTTGATAGAAGCAGGACATTTCCCTGATGATTACGAGAGAGAAGAAACACGTAAATTCAACTTTTATGCACTTGTTCAAGGAATATATCATATCGCTACAGCAGCTGATTATAAAGAGTATTTACCGTACTTTGAGATTCCAAATAATCAAGAAAACTTTTTTGATATCATAGAGAAAAAAGCCAACTCAACAGAAGGAAAAGGCTATTTATTTGTGGATAAAATTATAGACAATGCTCTTTTTACGGAGATTGTATTAGAAAAGGAAGGCGACCTAAGTAATTATTTAGGACATGCAGTAAAATCTTAA
- a CDS encoding helix-turn-helix domain-containing protein: MVNTSDFTTRLQKVMEYHHLTASLFADKIEVQRSSISHIISGRNKPSLDFILKVTTTFKDVDIYWLLNGKGTFPKEIEIAEKQSSHVPTLPFEEKKIINSDTEKKIQRIVLFYTDGTFEEYKK; the protein is encoded by the coding sequence ATGGTAAACACAAGTGATTTTACAACTAGACTACAAAAAGTGATGGAATATCATCATTTAACAGCTTCGTTATTCGCAGATAAAATAGAAGTGCAGCGCTCTAGCATCTCTCATATTATTTCTGGGAGAAACAAACCAAGCTTAGATTTTATCTTAAAAGTGACCACTACTTTTAAAGATGTAGATATTTATTGGCTACTAAATGGTAAAGGAACTTTTCCTAAAGAAATAGAAATAGCTGAAAAACAAAGTAGCCACGTTCCTACTCTTCCTTTTGAGGAAAAAAAAATAATCAATTCTGATACCGAAAAGAAAATACAACGAATTGTTCTTTTTTATACTGATGGAACTTTTGAAGAATACAAAAAATAA
- a CDS encoding M1 family metallopeptidase encodes MKFQKLTFIICIFFIAVVSAQTIAPQSIYRKEKDKVHELQHTKLVVSLDFKKKELNGEAWLTLKPYFYATNKVTLDAKAMLIHSIQLKNKDVGYNYDGEKIIVELPRAYTKDESFILDIKYTARPEKVQQKGSAAITEAKGLYFINADGLDTSKPTQVWTQGETEASSCWFPTIDSPNQKTSQELTITVPNKFKTLSNGTLEKQTNNANGTRTDYWNFKRKHAPYLFFLGVGEYEIIKDSYKMIPVEYYVEKKYAPYAKDIFGLTPEMMAFFSKITGVEYPWSKFSQIVGRDYVSGAMENTTAVVHGEKAYQMPGQLIDENVQENTIAHELFHHWFGDLVTAESWSNITLNESFANYSEYLWREHKYGKDDANAHLLEDVEAYKQGKNFDKDLVRYFYKDKEDLFDTVSYNKGGAILHMLKNYVGDDAFFASLKLYLTENKYKSAEVAQLRLAFEKVTGKDLNWFFNQWYFSNGHPKIQVSYDYNTLEKRVAVNILQTEGDFKFPLAIDIVENGKVTRKNVFVDGKDASFVFSYSKTPENILVNADGVLLADFTEAKTTSQYISQLKYTTDYGHKKEAILAIVKLQSDKKVFEAIASALDDPFYKIRILAIENIDLFDKSSKRAVIDKIKKIALQDEKTLVRAAAIETLGKLTEPGNLPLFEEALKSKSYSVLGKTLVAIYYIDKAAAIKLSKELPNDVRKIIATPLTRIFIEENDETELEFIAQNVLSGMFLNNDNRVQGLYKRAYDKISKSNSTKAIQNLVDDIVAKGIQFKQFNFDKTAINLLQQMVETQKNSGVSNRNKHILIIRTGLAKLVN; translated from the coding sequence ATGAAGTTTCAAAAACTCACTTTTATAATTTGTATCTTTTTTATTGCTGTGGTTTCTGCGCAAACTATAGCTCCGCAATCTATTTACAGAAAAGAAAAAGATAAAGTACATGAATTGCAACACACAAAACTTGTTGTTTCTTTAGATTTTAAGAAGAAAGAATTAAATGGTGAAGCTTGGCTCACATTAAAACCTTATTTCTACGCAACAAATAAAGTTACGTTAGATGCAAAAGCGATGCTTATTCATAGCATCCAATTAAAGAATAAAGATGTTGGTTACAATTACGATGGAGAAAAAATTATTGTAGAACTGCCTCGAGCATACACCAAAGACGAAAGCTTTATCTTAGACATAAAATACACAGCAAGACCAGAAAAAGTACAGCAAAAAGGAAGTGCAGCAATCACAGAAGCAAAAGGATTGTATTTTATCAATGCTGATGGATTGGATACATCAAAACCAACACAGGTTTGGACACAAGGAGAAACTGAGGCAAGTAGTTGTTGGTTTCCAACGATTGATAGTCCAAATCAAAAAACTTCGCAAGAATTAACAATTACAGTTCCTAATAAATTTAAAACCTTATCAAACGGAACCTTAGAAAAACAAACTAACAACGCCAACGGAACAAGAACAGATTATTGGAATTTTAAACGAAAACATGCACCGTATTTATTCTTTTTAGGAGTTGGCGAATATGAAATTATTAAAGATTCTTATAAAATGATTCCTGTTGAATATTATGTAGAAAAAAAATACGCTCCGTATGCAAAAGATATTTTTGGTTTAACTCCAGAAATGATGGCTTTTTTCTCAAAAATTACAGGCGTAGAATATCCTTGGAGTAAATTTAGTCAGATTGTTGGACGAGATTATGTAAGTGGTGCCATGGAAAATACAACTGCTGTGGTTCATGGAGAAAAAGCATATCAAATGCCAGGGCAATTGATTGATGAAAACGTACAAGAAAACACCATTGCACACGAATTATTTCATCATTGGTTTGGCGATTTGGTTACCGCAGAAAGTTGGAGTAATATAACGTTAAACGAATCGTTTGCAAATTATAGCGAATATTTGTGGAGAGAACATAAATACGGAAAAGACGATGCAAATGCACATTTATTAGAAGATGTAGAAGCATACAAACAAGGGAAAAATTTCGACAAAGACTTGGTGCGTTATTTTTATAAAGACAAAGAAGATCTATTTGATACTGTAAGCTATAATAAAGGTGGAGCCATATTACACATGTTAAAGAATTATGTTGGTGATGACGCTTTCTTTGCCAGTTTAAAACTCTATTTAACAGAAAACAAATACAAATCAGCAGAGGTCGCTCAATTGCGTTTGGCATTCGAAAAAGTTACAGGAAAAGATTTAAATTGGTTTTTTAATCAATGGTATTTTTCTAATGGACATCCAAAAATTCAAGTTTCGTACGATTATAACACATTAGAGAAAAGAGTTGCTGTTAATATTCTTCAAACAGAAGGAGATTTTAAATTCCCGTTGGCAATCGATATTGTAGAAAATGGTAAAGTAACTCGAAAAAATGTTTTTGTTGATGGTAAAGATGCCTCGTTTGTTTTTTCATATTCTAAAACACCCGAAAACATTCTTGTCAATGCAGATGGCGTTTTATTAGCAGATTTTACAGAAGCAAAAACAACGAGTCAATATATAAGTCAGTTGAAATACACCACAGATTACGGACATAAAAAGGAAGCTATTTTGGCAATTGTAAAGTTGCAAAGTGATAAAAAAGTTTTTGAAGCAATAGCAAGCGCCTTAGACGATCCCTTTTACAAGATCAGAATTTTGGCAATAGAGAACATCGATTTGTTTGATAAGTCTTCTAAAAGAGCTGTCATTGATAAAATTAAAAAAATTGCTTTACAGGATGAAAAAACATTGGTAAGAGCAGCAGCAATAGAAACATTGGGGAAATTAACTGAACCAGGAAATTTACCGCTTTTTGAAGAAGCATTAAAAAGCAAATCGTACAGTGTTTTAGGAAAAACCTTGGTTGCTATTTATTATATTGATAAAGCGGCAGCAATTAAGCTGTCAAAAGAATTGCCTAATGATGTTCGGAAAATTATAGCAACGCCTTTAACAAGAATATTTATTGAAGAAAATGATGAAACAGAACTAGAATTTATTGCACAAAATGTTTTATCTGGCATGTTTTTAAATAATGATAACCGAGTTCAGGGGCTGTATAAAAGAGCCTACGATAAAATTTCGAAAAGCAATAGTACAAAGGCAATTCAGAATTTAGTTGATGATATTGTTGCTAAAGGAATTCAGTTTAAGCAATTTAATTTTGATAAAACTGCCATAAATTTATTACAACAAATGGTTGAAACTCAAAAAAACAGTGGTGTTTCTAACAGAAACAAGCACATACTCATTATTAGAACTGGCTTGGCGAAGTTAGTAAACTAA